The Phoenix dactylifera cultivar Barhee BC4 unplaced genomic scaffold, palm_55x_up_171113_PBpolish2nd_filt_p 000139F, whole genome shotgun sequence nucleotide sequence AATGTGAGGGCCCGGTCCACTAACCAGCCCACACATAATTTGGGCCGCAAGCCTAGCATGAGTAACGGCTCACACGGCCTGCAGATGGAAGAGGAAAAAGAGGACTCATATTCAGAGACTGAGGAGCCAATCCTACCATGATTAAGCCTTGAATTTCATCTATAAAAGGGGCTCTTCCCTCTCCTCCAGGATTTGTCTTTGGAATCCCTCAATTAGAGAATGAATTTCAGTTTATTACCATGGAGGATCTCGAGGATTTTGCCGTCAATCAGGCCGAAAGAGCTCACCAGAGGTAAGTTTTTGTTGACATCCCCTTGTTGCCAGTGGACCAATCTAATAGCCGTTTGCCACATTACCCTCCTTGTATCTAAACTATTCAAGATCAAAGGGTAAGAATTCATCCTATAATCGGCTACATACATGCCTCGGATTTGGATTGGCCCACTAGATCTGGTCCATCGAATAATTTTCTTACTTAGAATAACTCGAATCTTTCTTGTCATAAAAGCACCTCCTGCACTTCGATTTCGAACGATTGGATGCCTTCATGTAGGCTCTGAGGAGTGGTTTCCACCATACTTTTCGCTTTGAGAACTTATGGTTGTTAGTTTGATAGTCCAGACATGTTGTCCACGATGCTTGGCAAATTCATACTACTGGGTCTCCCACATATAACGTTTCTCAGAAGTTGAGTGCCACTGgagattttcatttttttgttgTGATTAAAAGGGTGGTTATGGACCACCCATCTTTTATTGATTGAGGCAAACAATAAAGAATACAAAAAGGATTAATAAGAAGTATGGTTGCCAAGTAGAATAAGACAACTTGTGagaaaggaacaaaagaagTTACAAAAGAGAGAATTCAGAGTGCCACCAGAGCTACTTTTGCAACTAGGAGTAGACAAGCGGCAATATTCTGAGAGCAAACTCAGCAAAGGGAGGCAGAGCAGGGAATTAGGGGGGTTGAATTGTAGATACTTAGGCGCCACCCTAGCAAGTGTCACAAATTGCTGAGAATGCAAGAAACTTTGTAGCTTCAAAAATCAAGACCTCAATGGCTGCAGAATGGGATGGGAATATTAGGTTCTATCACCAATTGACTGTTTTCAGAAGGAGGAGAAACAGAATGTTGTAGGTTATGAACTCGAAAaggagtggaggaggaggattctATTGTTGTTGCCTTTCTGCATTTTTTGAAACAAAGGTGGACTTCCTCTAGGGATCTAACACCACCAAGCTCTTGGCTCATGGACAGTACTATCACTACAACAAAAGAGATGTTTGCCGACTCTAAATTGCCGACGCTagataaaagcgtcggcaatttcttttcttgcaaCAGTAAATGCCGATGCTTTGAGGGAGCGTCGGTAAAAAATTTTTCGCGGACGCTTTGGATGGATTCACCGACGCTAAAGAGCGTCGGCATAAGGGAGAAatgcgacgacgcttataagcgtcgtcggacttcATATCTCCCACCACAAACCCCGATCGACCCTCTCCCTCCGCAGCCTTAAATCCCTTATAGCTCACGCTGACCGACTCCCCCCTCCCTCCGCCGATCTCAGCCATTCCCCTCCTTCGAGCGACCCCAAATCGCGTTCCTCCGccgcatctccttcccctcctccccctctccgtTGGCCTCCTCTCTGTGGATATCTCCCGCCTCCTCCGCCGCAGATAAGCCCAaatccccttcctcctcctcctcaatgCCCCCTtcaaagccctctccctctcccccgccgccgccccaGGCGCCCActgcctcttctccctctttctttctcccgATTCTTCACTCtgtaataattattaaattaagaAAGGAATTAAATTAAAAGAAGGAATGGAGAAGGGGGAAAGAAATGGGGCTCCCGAACCGACTCCACGACGCCTCCAGCGACTCCATCCCGATCCTTCTCGTCGTGGCGGCCGCCGGGTGGGTCTCCTACCTCCgctccctcctcctctgcctcctccaCTCCCTCGGCCTCCAACGCCTCCACCCCTCCTCCGCCGCGGCCGACGATCCCCTCTTCTCCGCTGCCGGGTCCGGCCTCGCCGGACTCGTCGTCGTGGCCTCCTCCGGACGCCCCTTCGCCTACGAGGCCTTGCCGTCGGCGGCCGCGGAGGGGGAACGAGATGAGCCGGGCTGCGTGGTGTGCCTCTGCGAGCTCGCCGACGGCGACCGGCTTCGGCGGCTGGATTTGGTGAGGGAGTTATTTGATCTAATGGCAGAAAGAGGTGTGGTTTCTTGGAGCTGCATGATTTCGGGCTATGCAGAGTAACAGGTTCATGAAGGCACTGCACCGCTTTAAAGTGATGCAACTGGAGAAGAGTGCAAAGCCCATTGGGTTGGTGGATGAAGGGTGCAGGtactttgtgaatatgtcaaaaGTTTATGGGGTTCAGCCTGAGATGAAGCATTATGGTTGCATGGTTGATTTGTTGATTCGAGCAGGGTTGTTGGAAGAGGCAGAAGGGATCATCAGAAGCATGACAATGAAGCCAGATGTGATGGTATTAAACAATGCTGCTATAGTTTTTGTTAGCTGATGGTGCTTTAATATTAAAGTTTTACTACATTTAAATGCCCTAGTGGTTGCAATTAGATTTATTGTTTGGTGATTGAGTGATTCTATGCCAAATTAATGTCATTCGCTTGAACCTTGGCTGATGCTTTCAGCACAGTCTTTTAATAAATCAAACATGCCACTGATATGCAACCTGGCCTATCTGCTTGGAACTTGCTGGTTTGATCTGTTCATATGGATTACTAGAAGAACCAACCTTGCCAAACAATGTCCTGGTGGTTCCAATCAGACCTGATTTAATCAGCTGGTCTGCCAGCTCCTAAACTATTGATGCTCAGAGAATGTCGTTACACATTCAGTGAGTAGACAGACACAATTTATGTTATGTCAGTGGTTCCATGTTTAAATGATAATTTTACAAGGTTTGCTGCTAATGCTTGTGCCGAACTTTTGATTGCTTATTACCACCAATCAGATATTCTTAGAGTTCCACACTTCTAAACATCGGTGTGGCAATGACTATTCTCATAGGCTGCATTTCACACTCTCATAGCTCCAACGATGGATATTTTTCTCTGTGTTCACCATTTTCATTTAGTAAAATGATTTCCTACTCAAAAGAAAGCAGCAAAATTACAAgaacaaaatatcaaaaatatatCATTGTCATAGGCTATACTTTTTTTATTGATGgaaatcttttgctttcaccttTTGCACTTTGTGGTGAAGGGCATATTCTAAGATAAAATACCTGGTTTAGCTGGCACTGATGGCACTTTCAAAGTACTTTTCCATCATTTTGAAGGATAAGTCGGCCATCATTGAGACTTCCATTGGATCTAGGTGTCACATTATATGTAGCCTCCCCCATGAGCCTCAAGGCATTTTCAAAGAACTTTGCCTCAAGGCATGAGGCAAGATGAGCTTCCAGCCTACCAAAAAAATGTCTTGACCATGTTATCGTTACAGAATTTAGGATTTATGGTATGGATACCATAAGGAAGCCATGAATTTTGAAGGCTTAATTATATTCCAACAATTACCTTAAATAGGGATTAGTACTATGGATCTATTACCGATCACATTATTGCTCCCAAATTAAAATATGCTGATACattttgtttatcctttttcaGCAGAAGACATTAGagaatttcaagaacattatCCTATTATCTTCGCCACAGGTATCGTTTCTTTCTCCATTAATAATAATGGCTTCTTCTTTCTCAGATAGTTTTAGTTTGCAGTGAGAGATATGGGATGATTATGCTGTTAACGTACTCTTGAAGGCATGCCATAATACGCAGAAATA carries:
- the LOC120104889 gene encoding uncharacterized protein LOC120104889 isoform X3, with product MQSNRFMKALHRFKVMQLEKSAKPIGLVDEGCRVVGRGRRDHQKHDNEARCDAEDIREFQEHYPIIFATGLRLRGRILADETGTELVLKERPGF
- the LOC120104889 gene encoding putative pentatricopeptide repeat-containing protein At3g05240 isoform X1, translated to MQSNRFMKALHRFKVMQLEKSAKPIGLVDEGCRYFVNMSKVYGVQPEMKHYGCMVDLLIRAGLLEEAEGIIRSMTMKPDVMQKTLENFKNIILLSSPQLEEWDLCPSFIPHHPQIFPRSHQHSKRLRWLQV
- the LOC120104889 gene encoding putative pentatricopeptide repeat-containing protein At3g05240 isoform X2, with amino-acid sequence MQSNRFMKALHRFKVMQLEKSAKPIGLVDEGCRYFVNMSKVYGVQPEMKHYGCMVDLLIRAGLLEEAEGIIRSMTMKPDVMQKTLENFKNIILLSSPQV